One Burkholderia thailandensis E264 genomic window carries:
- a CDS encoding host specificity protein J: MKKLHAERGLKRIYGAKGGGGGGGSSESPDSLHSIARAKVLDVISAGPIVGLVNGLQSVYLDGTPIQNADGSLNFQNYTVDVRTGTQDQDYIPGFPAVEREAGVGVPLTSDAPWVRQIQNTQLTAVRVRFGVPALQRQDTSNGNITGYRVDYAIDLSVDGGSYTQVLAGAFDGKTTSLYERSHRIELPRAKNGWLIRVRRITPNAHTATIADAINIEAITEIIDRKLRYPMTALVGMTFDARSFSSVPVRSYHVRGMIFRVPTNYDPETRTYSGTWDGTFKAAWTNNPAWVYYGLLLDKLNGLGDRVDASMVDKWALYAIARHCDELVSDGKGGKEPRFTCNCVIQTKADAFKVVQDIASVFRGISYWGAGSVVASADMPSDPVYLYTAANVVGGSFKYVGSERKTRYTVALVSYNDPTNQYKQAVEAVQDDDGIARYGVIKTEVTAFGCTSQAQAHRLGRWLLLTSRYETGTVSFQVGLDGTLCAPGQVIAVADPKKAGRRIGGRIRAAAGETITLDKAPTIAAGDRFTAILPSGIAQARVVKAVNGDTVTLAARFDADPVPGAVWMVESNELAAQQYRVVSVQESDDNGQIVYTINATQYEPGKYAAIDDGAQIQQRPITIVPPSVQPPPSNVRLSTYSVVDQGISKTSMVIAWDAANHATSYVAEWRKDNGEWVRAPSTGGLQVEVPGIYQGKYLARVRAENALGVTSIPAYGVDTQLTGKTTPPPSVVSLTAAGIVYGIDLKWAFPGDGSAGDTQRTEIWYSRTPNRDDATKFSDFAYPQASTSYQGLAVGQVFYFWARLVDTSGNVGPWFPAKGPGVQGQPSTDQSDYEKYFAGQIGKSALGTELRAPIDLITPPMAGDATIYAGDERLNAGVWSLQAAIAEGDMAVAKKVETVAAQLHSGSNLLNAAVQKETIARVEADRAMAQDITTVQAQVDDNVAAVQTVAKSYADLNGRVAASYQIKVQTTADGHKYMASIGVGIDNENGVVESQVLVSAKRFAVIDEDGSGVIGAPFVVQGGQVFLRQALIGAGWITNAMIGSYIQSDNYIAGRQGWRLDKTGWFEINAADGSGNRLVMDGSSVRVYDGNGVLRVRMGMW; encoded by the coding sequence TTGAAGAAGCTCCATGCAGAAAGAGGGCTGAAGCGGATCTACGGCGCGAAGGGCGGCGGCGGTGGTGGTGGCAGCAGCGAATCGCCCGACAGTCTGCATTCGATTGCGCGCGCGAAGGTGCTCGATGTGATCTCGGCGGGGCCGATCGTGGGGCTGGTGAATGGCCTGCAGTCGGTCTATCTCGACGGCACACCGATCCAGAACGCGGACGGTTCGCTGAATTTCCAGAACTACACCGTCGACGTGCGGACGGGCACGCAGGATCAGGACTACATCCCGGGCTTTCCGGCCGTCGAGCGTGAGGCCGGCGTCGGCGTGCCGCTGACGTCCGACGCGCCGTGGGTGCGCCAGATCCAGAATACGCAACTGACCGCGGTGCGTGTGCGCTTCGGCGTGCCGGCGCTACAGCGTCAGGACACGTCAAATGGCAACATCACAGGCTATCGCGTCGACTATGCGATCGACTTGTCGGTCGACGGCGGGTCGTATACGCAGGTGCTGGCCGGTGCGTTCGACGGCAAGACGACGTCGCTCTACGAGCGCTCGCATCGGATCGAGCTGCCGCGCGCGAAAAACGGCTGGCTGATCCGTGTGCGCCGTATCACGCCGAACGCGCACACGGCGACGATCGCCGACGCGATCAACATCGAAGCGATCACCGAAATCATCGATCGGAAGCTTCGCTATCCGATGACGGCGCTCGTCGGCATGACGTTCGACGCACGTTCGTTCTCGAGCGTGCCGGTGCGTTCGTATCACGTGCGAGGGATGATCTTCCGTGTTCCGACAAATTACGATCCGGAGACCCGCACGTATTCGGGCACTTGGGATGGCACGTTCAAGGCAGCATGGACGAACAATCCAGCTTGGGTCTACTACGGCCTACTGCTCGACAAGCTCAACGGATTGGGCGACCGTGTCGATGCGTCGATGGTCGACAAGTGGGCGCTGTACGCAATCGCGCGTCACTGTGACGAGCTGGTATCGGACGGGAAGGGCGGCAAGGAGCCGCGCTTTACGTGCAACTGCGTGATTCAGACAAAGGCGGATGCGTTCAAGGTCGTGCAGGATATCGCAAGTGTCTTTCGCGGGATTTCGTATTGGGGGGCCGGCTCCGTCGTCGCGTCGGCCGATATGCCGTCCGATCCGGTCTACCTGTACACGGCCGCGAACGTCGTCGGCGGTTCATTCAAGTACGTCGGCAGCGAGCGCAAGACGCGCTACACGGTCGCGCTCGTCAGCTACAACGATCCGACGAACCAGTACAAGCAGGCTGTCGAAGCCGTGCAGGACGACGACGGGATCGCGCGATACGGCGTCATCAAGACGGAGGTCACGGCGTTCGGCTGCACGTCGCAGGCGCAGGCGCACCGTCTCGGTCGGTGGCTGCTGCTGACGTCGCGGTACGAGACCGGGACGGTCTCGTTTCAGGTCGGGCTCGACGGGACGCTTTGTGCGCCGGGACAGGTGATCGCCGTTGCCGACCCTAAGAAGGCCGGCCGCCGGATCGGCGGCCGTATCCGCGCCGCAGCCGGCGAGACGATCACGCTCGACAAGGCGCCGACTATCGCCGCCGGCGATCGTTTCACGGCGATCTTGCCGTCGGGCATCGCGCAGGCGCGGGTGGTGAAGGCCGTCAACGGTGACACGGTGACGCTTGCCGCGCGCTTCGACGCTGATCCGGTGCCGGGCGCTGTGTGGATGGTCGAGAGCAACGAACTCGCCGCGCAGCAGTATCGCGTGGTGAGTGTGCAGGAGAGCGACGACAACGGCCAGATCGTCTACACGATCAACGCGACACAGTATGAGCCGGGCAAGTATGCGGCGATCGACGACGGCGCGCAGATCCAGCAACGGCCGATCACGATTGTTCCGCCTTCGGTACAGCCACCGCCGTCGAACGTACGCCTGTCGACGTACTCGGTAGTCGATCAGGGCATTTCGAAAACGTCGATGGTGATCGCGTGGGATGCGGCGAACCACGCGACGAGCTACGTCGCCGAATGGCGCAAGGACAACGGCGAGTGGGTGCGGGCGCCGTCGACGGGCGGTTTGCAGGTTGAGGTGCCGGGCATCTATCAGGGCAAATACCTCGCGCGCGTGCGCGCCGAAAACGCGCTCGGCGTGACGTCGATTCCGGCGTATGGCGTCGATACGCAGCTGACCGGGAAAACCACTCCGCCGCCGTCGGTCGTGTCGCTGACCGCGGCGGGCATCGTGTACGGGATCGACCTGAAATGGGCGTTCCCGGGTGACGGCTCCGCCGGCGACACGCAGCGAACGGAGATCTGGTACAGCCGCACGCCGAATCGCGACGACGCGACCAAGTTCTCCGACTTCGCGTATCCGCAGGCGTCGACGTCGTATCAGGGGCTCGCGGTCGGGCAGGTGTTTTATTTCTGGGCGCGCCTGGTCGACACGTCCGGCAACGTCGGGCCGTGGTTCCCGGCGAAGGGGCCGGGCGTGCAGGGTCAGCCGAGCACGGATCAAAGCGACTATGAGAAGTATTTCGCCGGCCAGATCGGGAAGTCGGCGCTTGGCACGGAGCTGCGCGCGCCGATCGACCTGATCACCCCGCCGATGGCCGGCGACGCAACGATCTACGCGGGCGACGAAAGACTCAATGCTGGCGTGTGGTCACTGCAAGCGGCGATCGCCGAGGGCGATATGGCGGTCGCGAAGAAGGTCGAAACAGTCGCGGCCCAGCTGCACTCGGGCTCGAATCTGCTGAACGCCGCGGTGCAGAAGGAGACGATTGCGCGTGTCGAAGCTGATCGTGCGATGGCGCAGGACATCACGACGGTGCAGGCGCAGGTGGACGACAACGTGGCTGCGGTGCAAACCGTTGCGAAGTCCTACGCCGACCTGAACGGACGTGTCGCGGCTTCGTATCAGATCAAGGTACAGACGACCGCCGACGGCCACAAATACATGGCGTCGATCGGTGTGGGCATCGACAACGAAAACGGCGTCGTCGAATCGCAGGTGCTCGTGTCGGCGAAGCGGTTCGCCGTGATCGACGAGGACGGCTCCGGTGTGATCGGTGCGCCGTTCGTCGTGCAGGGCGGGCAGGTGTTCTTGCGTCAGGCGCTGATCGGTGCGGGCTGGATTACGAACGCGATGATCGGCAGCTACATCCAGTCCGACAACTACATCGCGGGGCGGCAGGGATGGCGGTTGGATAAGACCGGTTGGTTCGAAATCAACGCAGCGGACGGCAGCGGAAATCGGCTTGTGATGGATGGTAGCAGTGTCCGTGTCTACGACGGTAACGGCGTGCTGCGGGTGCGCATGGGGATGTGGTAA
- a CDS encoding holin, with translation MQEHEKTILELILMGGLIGIAKVLVGSEQLTFRLVAGRAVLGSATSMVAGLALLQIPDLPPIALLGLGSALGIVGSQYLEVLLRRNAKRMIAGK, from the coding sequence ATGCAAGAGCACGAAAAGACGATTCTGGAGTTGATTCTCATGGGCGGGCTGATTGGCATTGCGAAAGTGTTGGTGGGTAGCGAGCAACTGACGTTCCGGCTTGTGGCTGGGCGTGCCGTGCTCGGTTCGGCGACGTCGATGGTCGCGGGTCTTGCGCTGTTGCAGATCCCTGATCTGCCGCCGATCGCGTTGCTCGGTCTGGGTAGCGCGCTTGGCATCGTCGGGTCGCAGTACCTCGAAGTGCTGCTGCGCCGGAATGCCAAACGAATGATTGCGGGGAAGTGA
- a CDS encoding D-Ala-D-Ala carboxypeptidase family metallohydrolase yields the protein MTNLTAHFTLEELTASDTARRRGIDNTPSAAVTANLRRTAEMLERVRDVLGGRPVRITSGYRAAALNRAVGGVPSSAHLSGLAADFVCPKIGTPLDICRAIRASPIEFDQLIQEGTWVHIGLAPIGAKPRRQVLTASFGSTSTTYSEGI from the coding sequence ATGACGAATCTGACAGCACATTTCACGCTCGAGGAATTGACGGCGAGCGACACGGCGCGCCGGCGCGGCATCGATAACACACCGTCGGCCGCCGTCACGGCGAACCTGCGCAGGACGGCCGAAATGCTCGAGCGCGTGCGCGACGTGCTCGGCGGGCGACCCGTGCGCATCACCTCGGGCTATCGAGCCGCGGCGCTAAATCGCGCAGTTGGCGGCGTTCCGAGCAGCGCGCATCTGTCGGGTCTGGCCGCCGATTTCGTCTGTCCGAAAATCGGCACGCCGCTCGACATCTGCCGGGCGATCAGGGCGTCGCCGATCGAATTCGACCAGCTGATTCAGGAGGGCACGTGGGTTCACATCGGCCTTGCGCCGATCGGGGCGAAGCCGCGTCGACAGGTGCTGACGGCATCGTTTGGCTCGACGAGCACGACGTACTCGGAGGGGATATGA
- a CDS encoding DUF2514 family protein: MTWLDLRVWFAIVAAVVIGSAAGYFKGHRDADQSRTVETQAQRIRELVVERDESDRIARQQQGNAENAAKQREQARAAADAADAAANSLRKQVAELVAGMHDPGAPAGSAAAGGALDLLADLFGRADEAAGEFARIADDRGVAGRQCESDYDALTAAVPR; the protein is encoded by the coding sequence ATGACCTGGCTCGATCTGCGGGTTTGGTTCGCGATCGTCGCGGCGGTGGTCATCGGTTCCGCGGCTGGCTATTTCAAGGGTCATCGCGACGCCGACCAGTCGCGCACCGTAGAAACTCAGGCGCAGCGAATTCGCGAGCTCGTCGTCGAGCGCGACGAAAGCGACCGTATCGCGCGCCAACAACAGGGGAATGCCGAAAATGCTGCGAAACAACGTGAACAGGCTCGCGCTGCTGCTGATGCTGCCGATGCTGCTGCTAACAGCCTGCGCAAGCAGGTCGCCGAGCTTGTCGCCGGAATGCATGATCCCGGCGCTCCGGCCGGAAGCGCGGCAGCCGGCGGCGCCCTCGATCTGCTTGCCGACCTGTTCGGCCGGGCTGACGAGGCTGCGGGAGAGTTCGCGCGAATCGCTGACGACCGAGGCGTTGCCGGGCGGCAATGCGAAAGCGACTACGACGCGCTGACGGCCGCAGTGCCGCGATAG
- a CDS encoding DNA adenine methylase, with the protein MANPIIPWIGGKRRLADHIIPRFPKHDCYVEVFAGGAALYFMRPPAKVEVINDINGELVNLYRVVQHHLEEFVRQFKWALTSRQVFEWLKHTVPETLTDIQRAARFYYLQKSCFGGKLEGQTFGTATTTVPGLNLLRIEEELSAAHIRLANAYIERLDWATCIDRYDRPHTLFYLDPPYFETEGYGVAFPFTEYEKMAERLRSIKGRAIVSLNDHPEIRRVFAGFHIESVPIQYTIGGGKGVERRELIIFSWDDAAQPVGLF; encoded by the coding sequence ATGGCAAATCCCATCATCCCTTGGATCGGCGGCAAGCGTCGACTCGCTGACCACATCATCCCGCGCTTTCCGAAGCACGACTGTTACGTCGAGGTGTTCGCGGGCGGGGCGGCGCTGTACTTCATGCGACCGCCGGCCAAGGTCGAGGTGATCAACGATATCAACGGCGAACTGGTGAACCTGTATCGCGTCGTTCAGCACCATCTCGAAGAGTTCGTGCGTCAGTTCAAATGGGCGCTGACGAGCAGGCAGGTGTTCGAGTGGCTGAAGCATACGGTCCCGGAAACCCTCACCGATATCCAGCGTGCGGCGCGGTTCTACTACCTGCAAAAAAGTTGCTTTGGCGGGAAGCTCGAAGGTCAGACGTTCGGAACGGCGACGACTACGGTGCCGGGCCTGAACCTGCTGCGCATTGAGGAAGAGCTATCGGCGGCGCACATTCGCCTCGCGAATGCGTACATCGAGCGGCTCGATTGGGCGACCTGCATCGATCGTTACGATCGGCCGCACACGCTGTTCTACCTCGATCCGCCGTACTTCGAGACTGAAGGGTACGGCGTCGCATTCCCTTTCACGGAGTACGAGAAGATGGCCGAGCGGTTGCGGTCGATCAAGGGGCGCGCGATCGTCAGCCTCAACGACCATCCGGAGATCCGGCGCGTGTTCGCCGGTTTCCATATCGAGAGCGTGCCGATTCAGTACACGATAGGCGGCGGGAAGGGCGTCGAGCGCCGCGAGCTGATCATCTTCAGTTGGGACGACGCCGCGCAACCGGTCGGCCTGTTCTAA
- a CDS encoding 3-keto-5-aminohexanoate cleavage protein encodes MVKTFYITAAPVGAVPKFLDPLEPKFIPHALLELLPADRREATIKALEANGWEAVPAGGIVREYGYDAPIDLTDYDGAPASATVHDALRNNGWTPSGSVWHRTQTSPSLAQPPLITRNTLERLSSVDLVRQIVLQLTTFGWTATEDGSLTWAHDRIHTYLSPDFVERMRADNAAVLDSLFENGWRMCGAGHWQPGKARSPYLPITANGIVDASREALREGAAVVHLHTRATDDQATLAIPGLNTPIGIGSQRNHIVLDDYDRIMPTLLDLEPSAILNLSTSARGDRRASQSPLRRAHLKRYGHAQLAPDVASFSPGPVVFQAGGGYDNPNAFLADQLAHFAEVGVRPEIEVFNHTIVENSVTLYQSPLVKAGVPVLFMLVAAVDQYHRDPVSGDTSDDSLIDVPTRKAIAKLLQAGTDDAHEKAVELAATQLRPTVEKLRDNFPSCKISLLLPGPFQALLVDVAIALDLDGIRVGLEDALNVFDARVPGGVRKACGTGDQVRWLRRELERRGIGIVDAETLRDELGMSRPDVALFRQAEAALAHYPADERLVSADTILDALHPIVDTYRKIEDRLAAHLASAESLPADPAALAEHVLTAARSFGITIRSFVEELDRYEDHEYLVARYIQIPQALNFARELLVPRGYSIEAYDRALEDYARPGKTVTREHASYSVRVDQFKPLPLRCLEYLVGIPCRYNSDYSNVVNLGLRQSPRYSATMALLYHALRELTLELRDRSNASRKACGPLWTVLETPADASEPPVRRDVAPDELAAAIASVDWVVLPSTPTTNYPLGIKLSNGMAQLFHGFVAQIAADPTLRPSRQTRRDTPLRLLAITHSGRRDDGETVIEASMLHNRFALNADPSGIYFSEESQLIYERLILPRLVDKPAKLAYTERQLVRRDAAGFPLYQDGARARRINAEQIERLPLLKCFAHSSGIATAQQLDVQACRDGERLGLTGDELRAFFDRALLVSFGSAADIHLDWLGTSVVDVTAFNDVRSLAGTTSRHYVIQPGEHADVLQHCLVHTQPADYRYDHATPVWQDGRQGKIVARLTGVFLLDDHARLDDGHSIRRYLAASPLWLRQWIARFHDAPADTGAHAILRELQSSMTDYRSSANQTTRRALA; translated from the coding sequence ATGGTCAAGACCTTCTACATCACTGCAGCTCCCGTCGGCGCTGTCCCGAAGTTCCTCGATCCACTGGAGCCGAAGTTCATCCCGCATGCGTTGCTCGAGCTGCTGCCCGCCGATCGGCGCGAGGCGACGATCAAGGCGCTCGAGGCCAATGGATGGGAGGCCGTGCCCGCAGGCGGCATCGTGCGCGAATACGGCTACGACGCACCGATCGATCTGACCGACTACGACGGCGCGCCTGCATCGGCAACGGTGCACGACGCGCTGCGCAACAATGGCTGGACGCCGAGCGGCTCGGTCTGGCACCGCACGCAGACCTCGCCGTCGCTCGCGCAGCCGCCGCTGATCACCCGCAACACGCTCGAGCGGCTATCGTCGGTCGATCTGGTTCGCCAGATCGTCCTGCAACTCACGACGTTCGGCTGGACCGCCACCGAAGACGGCAGCCTGACCTGGGCGCACGACCGGATCCACACCTACCTGTCGCCGGATTTCGTCGAGCGGATGCGCGCCGACAACGCGGCCGTGCTCGATTCGCTGTTCGAAAACGGCTGGCGGATGTGCGGCGCCGGCCACTGGCAACCGGGCAAAGCGCGCTCGCCCTACCTGCCCATCACGGCGAACGGCATCGTCGACGCATCGCGCGAGGCCCTGCGCGAAGGCGCCGCGGTGGTCCATCTGCACACGCGCGCGACCGACGATCAGGCAACGCTCGCCATTCCCGGGCTGAACACGCCGATCGGCATCGGCTCGCAGCGCAATCACATCGTGCTCGACGACTACGACCGGATCATGCCGACGCTGCTCGATCTGGAGCCGTCCGCCATCCTGAATCTGTCGACGAGCGCGCGCGGCGACCGCCGCGCGTCGCAAAGCCCGCTGCGGCGCGCGCACCTGAAGCGCTACGGCCACGCGCAGCTCGCGCCCGACGTCGCGTCGTTCAGCCCCGGCCCCGTCGTGTTCCAGGCGGGCGGCGGCTATGACAACCCGAACGCGTTCCTCGCGGATCAACTCGCCCACTTCGCGGAAGTCGGCGTGCGGCCCGAGATCGAGGTGTTCAACCACACGATCGTCGAGAACTCGGTCACGCTCTATCAATCGCCGCTCGTGAAGGCCGGCGTTCCGGTGCTGTTCATGCTCGTGGCCGCGGTCGACCAATACCACCGCGATCCCGTGAGCGGCGACACGAGCGACGATTCGCTGATCGACGTGCCCACGCGCAAGGCGATCGCGAAGCTGCTGCAGGCGGGCACCGACGACGCGCACGAGAAAGCCGTCGAACTCGCCGCGACGCAGTTGCGTCCCACCGTCGAGAAGCTCCGCGACAACTTCCCGTCATGCAAGATCTCGCTGCTGCTGCCGGGCCCGTTCCAGGCGCTGCTCGTCGACGTCGCGATCGCGCTTGATCTCGACGGCATCCGCGTCGGCCTCGAAGACGCGCTGAACGTCTTCGACGCACGCGTGCCGGGCGGCGTGCGCAAGGCGTGCGGAACGGGCGATCAGGTGCGCTGGCTGCGGCGCGAGCTCGAACGCCGCGGCATCGGCATCGTCGATGCCGAAACGCTGCGCGACGAACTCGGCATGTCGCGCCCCGACGTCGCGCTGTTCCGCCAGGCGGAGGCCGCGCTCGCGCACTATCCGGCCGACGAGCGTCTCGTGTCGGCCGATACGATCCTCGACGCGCTGCACCCGATCGTCGACACGTACCGCAAGATCGAGGACCGGCTCGCCGCCCACCTCGCGAGCGCCGAATCGCTGCCGGCCGATCCCGCCGCGCTCGCCGAGCACGTGCTGACGGCCGCGCGCAGCTTCGGCATCACGATTCGCTCGTTCGTCGAAGAGCTCGACCGCTACGAGGACCACGAATATCTGGTCGCGCGCTACATCCAGATTCCGCAGGCGCTGAACTTCGCGCGCGAGTTGCTCGTGCCGCGCGGCTATTCGATCGAAGCGTACGACCGCGCGCTCGAAGACTACGCGCGCCCCGGCAAGACCGTGACGCGCGAGCACGCGAGCTACAGCGTGCGCGTCGATCAGTTCAAGCCGCTGCCGCTGCGTTGCCTCGAATATCTGGTGGGGATTCCTTGCCGATACAACAGCGACTACAGCAACGTGGTCAATCTCGGCTTGCGGCAGAGCCCGCGCTACAGCGCGACGATGGCGCTCCTCTATCACGCGCTGCGCGAACTCACGCTCGAGTTGCGCGATCGCTCGAATGCGTCGCGCAAGGCATGCGGCCCGCTGTGGACCGTGCTCGAGACGCCGGCGGACGCAAGCGAGCCCCCCGTGCGCCGCGACGTCGCGCCCGACGAACTGGCCGCCGCGATCGCGAGCGTCGACTGGGTCGTGCTGCCGAGCACGCCGACCACCAACTACCCGCTCGGCATCAAGCTGTCCAACGGGATGGCGCAACTGTTTCATGGCTTCGTCGCGCAGATCGCCGCCGATCCCACGCTGCGCCCGTCCCGGCAGACGCGCCGCGACACGCCGCTGCGCCTGCTCGCGATCACGCATTCGGGGCGCCGCGACGACGGCGAAACGGTGATCGAAGCGAGCATGCTGCACAACCGCTTCGCGCTGAACGCGGACCCGTCCGGCATCTACTTCAGCGAGGAGTCGCAGCTGATCTACGAGCGGCTGATCTTGCCGCGCCTCGTCGACAAGCCGGCGAAGCTCGCCTATACCGAGCGGCAACTGGTGCGCCGCGACGCAGCCGGCTTCCCGCTGTATCAGGACGGCGCGCGTGCGCGCCGCATCAATGCCGAGCAGATCGAACGGCTGCCGTTGCTCAAGTGCTTCGCGCACAGCTCGGGGATCGCGACCGCGCAGCAGCTCGACGTGCAGGCATGCCGCGACGGCGAGCGGCTCGGCCTCACGGGCGACGAACTGCGCGCGTTCTTCGATCGCGCGCTGCTCGTGTCGTTCGGCTCCGCCGCGGACATTCATCTCGACTGGCTCGGCACGTCGGTCGTCGACGTGACCGCGTTCAACGACGTGCGCAGCCTTGCCGGCACGACAAGCCGCCATTACGTGATTCAGCCCGGCGAGCATGCGGACGTGCTGCAGCACTGCCTCGTGCACACGCAGCCCGCCGACTACCGCTACGATCACGCGACCCCCGTCTGGCAGGACGGCCGGCAAGGCAAGATCGTCGCGCGGCTCACGGGCGTGTTCCTGCTCGACGACCATGCGCGGCTCGACGACGGCCACTCGATTCGCCGCTACCTCGCCGCAAGCCCGCTGTGGCTTCGTCAATGGATCGCGCGCTTTCACGATGCGCCCGCCGACACCGGCGCACACGCGATCCTGCGCGAGCTGCAATCGTCGATGACCGACTATCGGTCGAGCGCGAACCAGACGACGCGACGAGCGCTCGCATAA
- the betA gene encoding choline dehydrogenase yields MTTREFDYIICGAGSAGNVLATRLTEDPDVTVLLLEAGGPDYRFDFRTQMPAALAYPLQGRRYNWAYETDPEPHMNNRRMECGRGKGLGGSSLINGMCYIRGNALDYDNWSTHKGLEDWTYLDCLPYFRKAETRDVGPNDYHGGDGPVSVTTSKPGVNPLFEAMVEAGVQAGYPRTDDLNGYQQEGFGPMDRTVTPRGRRASTARGYLDQARARPNLEIVTHALADRILFSGKRATGVTFLHGSARVTAHARREVLVCSGAIASPQLLQRSGVGPGEWLRELDIPVVLDLPGVGRNLQDHLEMYIQFECKEPVSLYPALKWWNQPKIGLDWMINGTGLGASNHFEAGGFIRTRDDDLWPNIQYHFLPVAINYNGSNAIEMHGFQAHVGSMRSPSRGRVKLKSRDPNAHPSILFNYMAEALDWREFRDAIRATREIMHQPALDRFRGRELNPGADLKSDNELDAFVRARAETAFHPSCSCKMGYDDMAVVDNEGRVHGIDGLRVVDASIMPIITTGNLNAPTIMIAEKIADKIRKRKPLERSNARYYVANGAPARGGKPARAPAAV; encoded by the coding sequence ATGACGACACGCGAATTCGACTACATCATCTGCGGCGCGGGCTCCGCGGGCAACGTGCTCGCGACGCGCCTCACCGAGGACCCGGACGTCACCGTGCTGCTCCTCGAGGCGGGCGGCCCCGACTACCGGTTCGACTTCCGCACGCAGATGCCGGCGGCGCTCGCGTACCCGCTGCAGGGCCGCCGCTACAACTGGGCATACGAAACCGATCCCGAGCCGCACATGAACAACCGCCGGATGGAGTGCGGGCGCGGCAAGGGGCTCGGCGGCTCGTCGCTGATCAACGGGATGTGCTATATCCGCGGCAACGCGCTCGATTACGACAACTGGTCGACGCACAAGGGCCTCGAGGACTGGACGTATCTCGACTGCCTGCCGTACTTCAGGAAGGCCGAGACGCGCGACGTCGGCCCGAACGATTATCACGGCGGCGACGGCCCGGTCTCGGTGACGACGAGCAAGCCCGGCGTGAATCCGCTGTTCGAGGCGATGGTCGAGGCCGGCGTGCAGGCCGGCTATCCGCGCACCGACGACCTCAACGGCTACCAGCAGGAAGGCTTCGGCCCGATGGACCGCACGGTCACGCCGCGCGGCCGCCGCGCCTCGACCGCGCGCGGCTATCTCGACCAGGCGCGGGCGCGGCCGAATCTCGAAATCGTCACGCACGCGCTCGCCGATCGCATCCTGTTCTCCGGCAAGCGCGCGACGGGCGTCACGTTCCTGCACGGCAGCGCGCGCGTCACCGCGCACGCGCGCCGCGAGGTGCTCGTGTGCAGCGGCGCGATCGCCTCGCCGCAACTGCTGCAGCGCTCGGGCGTCGGCCCCGGCGAATGGCTGCGCGAGCTCGACATTCCCGTCGTGCTCGATCTGCCCGGCGTCGGCCGCAATCTGCAGGACCACCTGGAGATGTACATCCAGTTCGAGTGCAAGGAGCCGGTATCGCTGTATCCGGCGCTCAAGTGGTGGAACCAGCCGAAGATCGGTCTCGATTGGATGATCAACGGCACAGGCCTCGGCGCGAGCAACCACTTCGAAGCGGGCGGTTTCATCCGCACGCGCGACGACGATCTGTGGCCGAACATCCAATATCACTTCCTGCCCGTCGCGATCAACTACAACGGCTCGAATGCGATCGAGATGCACGGCTTCCAGGCGCACGTCGGCTCGATGCGCTCGCCGAGCCGCGGCCGCGTGAAGCTGAAATCGCGCGATCCGAACGCGCATCCGAGCATCCTGTTCAACTACATGGCCGAAGCGCTCGACTGGCGCGAATTCCGCGACGCGATTCGCGCGACGCGCGAGATCATGCACCAGCCGGCGCTCGACCGCTTCCGCGGCCGCGAGCTGAACCCGGGCGCGGACCTGAAGAGCGACAACGAGCTCGACGCGTTCGTGCGCGCGCGCGCGGAAACGGCGTTCCATCCGTCGTGCTCGTGCAAGATGGGCTACGACGACATGGCGGTCGTCGACAATGAAGGCCGCGTGCACGGGATCGACGGATTGCGGGTTGTCGATGCGTCGATCATGCCGATCATCACGACCGGCAATCTGAACGCGCCGACGATCATGATCGCCGAGAAGATCGCCGACAAGATCCGCAAGCGAAAGCCGCTCGAACGGTCGAACGCGCGATATTACGTCGCGAACGGCGCGCCCGCGCGCGGCGGCAAGCCTGCCCGAGCGCCCGCCGCCGTGTAA